From the genome of Solanum pennellii chromosome 6, SPENNV200:
ACacagaaacaaaaacaaattcatTATCAGATTTGGAGAAGAAATGACAATTCAGCGGAGTAattgaaagaacaaaattggatgaacattttacatatttaaaaacttaaaattaatattcagatataaaaaaaaggtatatggatataataaaaagtaatatgaatatttttgttggagaattcataaataaatccAGATGCTTGTTAGAATCACCCAAAGGCATCAACACTGCAAGTTTCCAGCTGCTGTAAGACAGAGGATTCTTGTTAATAATTAATGCAATGATATAATTTTCACTGATTAAGTTATTTATGAAGCTCATATTTATATGGCATAAATATAATCTATTTTgctttgttgtttttttaatgataaatgtggttgagtgattttattgatacaaaattataagttgagtgattttattgatataaaaaatcTAAGTTGATTggttttattgatacaaaataaagtttaatgaCTTTACTAGATAAATTTTCTAAGTTGAatgaatattattaaagttTGACAGTTAAAGTTATTAAGAATTAAGAAgtgaaaaatacaatataacatCTAACCATTTATTTAGTCTAGTTTAATGTCATTATtgatttaactttaaaatttaataaaatatttttaataaaaaatttagtgaaGGATATTTTCGTAATCCAACTTTAAACCTAAAACCGAGAATATATAttgacatatacatatataataagcAATGGTTGAATACAAGGAGTGATTAAACAGAgtcattttattaaaatgattgTAATGTGCAAATCAATATTGATAGCTCAGTTAAAAGTGAATTAGTAATTATGAGTATTTGTTAATACAAGATTGAGATAGACACAACAATTTTATGAAGTCAATAGTACTCCCACAAGGGATTATTCACAACCATAAATacccaagaaaataaaataaaaatatgtggaCATGTTGTTGGCTACAAAAACAAAATAGCTTCTTATCACTGAATAGAACTTGTGATCAATCAATTGAGATTTTTAATagatctaaataaaaataaaaaagtttacCTGTCAACCATGGTATTGCTCCAAAGGATAGCATTGGTTGAGCCATGAGGTTCAatgctttttatttttcaaccaTGAGGTTTTCTGGTTGAAAGAAGCCTTTTCagttttttatttaagaattatttaataaaattttttttatttatttagtttaggagtaaaacggtaattcaacttttgacttGGATTCTTCCTATTTATAATGATATAACGGCCATTTTGTATCTTTTTTAAAAGGCTTGAAAACTATTTATACGGAATTCATCTGAGTATTGTTTACAAGTGGcacatttcatattttatatgataGTGTCTACCTGAACACCTTTTACTTAACCAATCGATATCAATTGCTTATTGTTAACTGGgccaaaacaaaaatgaaatgaCAAAACAAACTTAGGTGCTGTCTGTTAAAGACTTGTCTCCATTACAAATCTTGCCATAATGTTGACATGACAATATGAAGTTTGGAAGTTCGTagagtgtataaaaataatgctAATTATGGTGTGTATTATATACATGTTTACGCCTTTTTTCATTGAAGACCAAAGGACCTTTGAGCGTTCAGAAACCACCTCTCTACCTCCATGAGGTAGTGGTAAGATCTGCGTACATTATACCATCCCTAGTAGATTCCACTGGTTATGTTGTCCTTGTTGCTTTTGATAATGTTGCCTACAGAAAATTGCATGTCTTGAACACAAGACTTTGTGGGCTGTGACTTCTTTTCAATTCAATCAAATGGAAAAATAACTCATCTTCATAATAATTCTTCATCTAAATATGAACACCTAGTAATGTTGATATGACAACTTTAAAGTCACCTCAAAAGGCAGGGTGTGCAAGCAGAGGTACCATGATACATGTAACCTTAAAAGAAAATTTGCAATTTGATGCCTTCAACTCAAGACTGTGTACTAACAACTCTTTTCAATTCAATCAAATGACAAAAGAAGATATATTTCAACAATGACAATCAACTATAACACCCCTTCTTTGCTGCCTAATTTACAAATGTAAGACAAATGACAAAAAACTCAAATGAACCAAGGGACAGGAAAGGAACAACTCATCTGAATTTGCTGCACTACCAAAACTTTTCCTATATGTGAATGAAGAAACTGATGCTGTACACAGGAGACAATCAGCGATCTCAGGCCACTTCGAAAATGTTGTATCATCGAATTCTTGATACTTGCATAAGCACGAAACCGTAGATTCTGCATTGCATCTTATTGGAGAATGTACACCAGCACTGGAAGTTGAAATGTGTCTCGTATAATTTTAATGAAACGAATTGTTTCACTTACAAAACTGCAACTTGACTGTAAGGGTGGTGTAAGAGGGTGAAGCAAGTTGAAGTAGTACTAGAAAATGAGCTCTCAAGCTCAGGACATGGTTCAGGAGACACATTTAGAGAAAAACCGGATACATCAGAGCATAGCCATGATGTAAAAGGGTTGTAAGATATGGAAAAAGTGATGTTTGATAGACATATTGAAGTAAAGGGAGATTCAGATAATCCAGTGAAATTGCCTGCTATAGAAACATTTGTGCCAACAATGTCCTCAAAGGTGATACCACTAACAACTGGAAGTGCAGACGGATCAAATTTCTCGTCTGGATGAGAATCATAATGACCTGTGGCCTCAATTCCCACTAGCACATTTGCCATAACCACATCCGTAACAAGAATATCTTTGATATAACCACCTCTCCCTCTTGCAGTCTTCAGCTCAATCCCCAAAAGGGAGTCATACAAGTAAACATGCTCTATCAGCACATTGGAGATACCACCAGACATCTCACTGCCAAAAGCCATTCCAGCACCCGCAAAAGACTGCAGCCTAACCCCTCGAACATGGACATTCGAAGTAGGTTTGCCATAGGAAATCCCGTACTCGTCCCAACCACTTTTGAGAACAACAGCATCATGGCCCATGCTAATATTGCTGGTCTCAATGCACACATGCTCGGAAGAATCTGAAATTGCATATAAGCTCACACATTACTTGGAAAGTACCTCTAAATTTGTAAAGCGATCAAGCAACTACAGATTGTTTCAGTAAAATCTGGAGTACTTAGTTTCGTCCATCAGCTCAAAGTAAAAACCAGGGTGAAGGCTATGTGTACCTTCaaaggtggtggtggtggtggtgtgTATGCATAcatttcatttattataaatttgtttttgttttgctGCACAAAACTGGCATTGTTTGATGAACTAAGCAGTAACAGGAAATTATCCGGTTCTTCCCGTTGAGTGTAAAGAAAATTATCCAATTTTTGGCTGAAAATTGTCTTAGAAAATCAATCTGAGGTTCTTGGACAAACATAAGTGTTGGCTATTGGATGTACCACTTAAAAACAGGTTACAGATGCAGAAATGTTGTATACAAAGTAACAAAGGTAagagaaataattatatttaaaccAACCTGGGACTACGCCATAGGTATATGGGGAGTTAGCTGGAGAATGAACCGATATGTTCTGAACCACAACATTACtgcaaaatatgaaaatatctaataaataagaaaattccAGATCTCACCACTGAACCTTATATTGAAAAGCTTTTCACACAGAGATAATGAACTTACCTGCAATACACCGGGTGAATATTCCAGGCTGGAGCATTCAGGAAGGTCAAGTTTGAGACGACAACATCTTTGGAGCTAACAAATTCTACTAGGTGTGGTCGAGTATAATTTAAAGAATGGGCAGTGAACTGCTCCCACCATATAGAACCCTGACCATCAACAGTTCCATTATTACCTGCACAAGCAATAGGCATGAGGTGGCTGCATGCAGGGACAACAACAAAATTAGTAGATCAATGCAATGAAGGAATTCCTGCCTGTTATCACAACATCAGTTAAATTATCTCCAAAAATCAAGCTGCGATATCTTCCACCTTGTGCCTCAATACCTCCACCATAAGAGGGTAAAGCTTCGACTATATCCCAATGAGCATAATCCTACATTGCAAAAATGTATACTTATAaataacatatgtatatattcaaTGCATATCTAAATACATTGAGACATGAAGTTAGTCCCCACCATCATAATATGAATACaaacattaaaatttgattattacGAGGTTATGACAACTTGTGATCTACCCTTCCACAGCAGAACATGTATCATCTTCTCTGTTGGAGTTACCAGAACGTAGATTTCAGTATAATTTATAGCAACTAAACCATAACACCTCATCATTAAGTGCTACAAGTTCTCATGCTAATcgtttcttccttcttcttattTTGATGATCGTGGTGTCCGGGCCAGCTAACACGCGCCTCAACTATTCCACGGGGTACTTGTTACCTCCCTCCAACACATGCACCTGGTAATTCTGTGCACCAATGCTTGGAAAGATGGAAAGAAATCACCTACTTAGTATTTTTGCCTCCAGtaggatttgaacttgagacctcaTGGTTTTCGACTCACCTCATTAACCACTAGTCGACACCCTTGAGTGCCCCATGctaatcatttatttttcaagaattaaTTCGGCAATTGTAAATACAACAACAGCCTTCATATTTCCATGAACACAGAAAAAATCTAAACAAGCTGGAACTTCAGAACCAGTCCAGGGGCTAACCTTTGATCCCAGAATAATGGCTtctttttcaaggaagagtgtGAGGTGACTGGTAAGCTTTATGCTTCCGGTCAGCCACCTTCCAGCTGGAACATAGAGCTGTGCTCCACCTTTGTCAGCAAAGGACTTGAGATAGAAAATGGCATTCTGGAAAGCCAGAGTATTTAGAGTCTCCCCATCACCGACAGCCCCAAAGTCCAACACTGACGCACTGTGAGGTCTGGGTTCCAGAGGCTTGTTGAATTTGCATTCTCCGTCAAATTGAGCATCAGTATGTACAATAATATGACTTAACACCAACAACAAAATTAGCACTGCCTGGAAAAGATAAATGCAAAAAAGGAAATGGTAAGTCTTTCAATACCATGCACTTACTACTGCTTAACCATTTGTATCTTGTAAGTCAATACCATCAATAATCAATAGTATATATGCAAGCAAGAGACTCACATGAAGAGAAATGCATAGCACGGTCGGTCAAAAAGCTACCAATACAATATCATCAGTGGTTCCATGTCCTCCAAAATTATACAAAAGTTCTTCAAATCTAGCATTTCTCCACTattaaagaataagaaaaaagagaCTCCGGgtctttttggttttttttcctatgacattatttttgttgtatgcAGATGCTTACGGAAGACAAAAATCTAAAAAAGTTAAACCACGTCCTTGCACACTTAAGCCAAAGTTACAGTTGAAACAGTACTTTGTCGACATTCTATAACGACTAGATTCGGAAAAAACCAAGTGAGATACAGAAGAGCTCCAATAATTGAAAATGTCAGAAAAGGATTAAGACAAAACCAGTAGAAAGAGCTCAACTAGAtaacctcttcttttttttttttcattttcagaaAAAAGAAACCTAGTAGCAATAAGTAACTGAGCTTTTAACTGAAGCAAAAACACAAAACTATGGCAAGTCTCATGAATGTAAGTTTAAAAAAGGGAGTACAAATGATAAAGATAATAATGAgaacagaaaaaagaaaaacaaagagagTACAAATcaggtgtatgcacataaattCACAAGCTTTGAGTAATTCAAAGCACTGGAAGTAACCAATTGTATACCAGCTGCAGCTTCATATCAGAtccctcttcttctttttttctcttttttatataaCCAGTTATCGCACACCTTAACTAATTTCACGAGACACCTGTTACTTTCAACTGGTGTTTTTGTCTCCGAGCCTGACACCTCAGGGTTCTCAACCCAGTTTAGATCCCTCTTATCAATATTTATGAGCaaaaaagacacaaaaataTAAGCATCCCCACTTGCATAACAAGTTCATTCTAGGAAcaaaaaaagtatcaaaatttTGGATTGCAAAAAAATGATcctaaaatctagaaatttgtCCTACTTATTCTCCTGAAAAAAGACAATGTAGACCAAATCATAAGATTTCAGTTTCCAGATCGAGTATATCTCTAAAGAAGTAGTCATAACAATCAATTAAAGTACACAGAAATAAGCAAATTTCACAAAGATGAAGAGAACTCCATTGAAAGTACACTACAGAAAGTAGCTTCAAGATTCGATTTTTAGCACAAATTTTGCAATAAAATTGAATACCCATTACTAAAAGCACACTAAAAACTCGATTAGCAACAACAAATAAAGATTCATACACAGTTTCTTGGAAATAACAGATGCTGCTCGtgtaattaaaattgaaaaaattgaacttgTAAAAACCCTAAAACAAAACGTACTTACTAGACCCTTCATGAATCTGTTCTCTTGTCTTCAGAAATGTAGACAATCAATCCTCTTCTTCTTATGAGATTTTACACTGTAGAgtgaagagagaaagaagagagagatgGAGAGGAAGAGAGAGAAGGATGTGCAATTGAATAATGCTAATGATTAgtgaaaaa
Proteins encoded in this window:
- the LOC107021086 gene encoding probable polygalacturonase — protein: MKGLAVLILLLVLSHIIVHTDAQFDGECKFNKPLEPRPHSASVLDFGAVGDGETLNTLAFQNAIFYLKSFADKGGAQLYVPAGRWLTGSIKLTSHLTLFLEKEAIILGSKDYAHWDIVEALPSYGGGIEAQGGRYRSLIFGDNLTDVVITGNNGTVDGQGSIWWEQFTAHSLNYTRPHLVEFVSSKDVVVSNLTFLNAPAWNIHPVYCSNVVVQNISVHSPANSPYTYGVVPDSSEHVCIETSNISMGHDAVVLKSGWDEYGISYGKPTSNVHVRGVRLQSFAGAGMAFGSEMSGGISNVLIEHVYLYDSLLGIELKTARGRGGYIKDILVTDVVMANVLVGIEATGHYDSHPDEKFDPSALPVVSGITFEDIVGTNVSIAGNFTGLSESPFTSICLSNITFSISYNPFTSWLCSDVSGFSLNVSPEPCPELESSFSSTTSTCFTLLHHPYSQVAVL